The DNA window ACGTATAAATTTTCATCattgaatacattaatttgtaagtcGAACGCGCGTGCGGTTTTTCTGCTAAAGATTATGTTACACCACTGCGACATAGTCCAGTCGCTATTAAAGCGctgtttgaatttaattcaGTAGTTTAATGTAAAGGTCTCTTGTGTACTTTTTATACGTATAcgacataaaaaagtaattgcaGAATCTTCAAAAAatgtctatgtttttttagtaaaccGAGCGAagctttttgaatatttattagctTTGTACAACCTAATCTAAATGTTATATCTACTGTATATTTTATGAGACCAAAGcgaacttttatttaaatgtttcaaattataaatgtgtattaaaATGAACTTGAATAGGACACGAAGAAATAAGTTATAGAATGATCCAGAAGAGAGCCGAAACACATATAGGAAAACATATAgtcatctctgttttttttcaaaagaagTGAGAGGGTTGAATTGACGTTTGCGGTGGAAACGATAACGTTTAGACATTGACACCTCGGCTCGTGTAACTTTAAGCGTTGATTTGTGGTTACAACCgtgttatgtttttgtttttgatttctCGTTTCATTTGAGGTATTATCATTCAATAATTGGTCAGCCACTGATTTGAGACAGGAAAATGATCGACTGATATTGAGTTTGGGCAAATATTTATACCGAATTGTTCTGTGTTGTTTTTGTACGTTGCGATTTAAACTCGGAAAGAATTCTTCTcagttgaattattttatgtttatgttgtAACCTCTGGTGTGAAATGTAATATTCATTTTGTTACCTTGTTGAGAAGATCTCTATGTAcgcttgtttaatttaaacgaaTACTAAATTCCATCGGTGTCTACaactaatttttttgataaataatgtCTATAAAAATACCACAGACCAACAGATTAACCAATTTTTCCTTATTGTGTTAAACTTTAACGATGTGCGATAAAGTGTAGCTATATCACTcacgttataaaattattcccGACCACACCACACCACCTACACCTACACGAAGGTCGGCCGAGTGTTGAACCGTTTGTGGACGTCCTGAGATTGTCATCACGACAACAAATTAACTCAGCTGACAAAATCGTATTAAACAAGCTATTCGTACTCCTTTTTGGAATGTTGAAAGATGGACCGTAGGtgattctttttaaaacaccagaatttaaaattatgtttcatttactacattaaaatatgtgtccataaaaacattataattttgttactcGTATAATTCATTTAGTCCCTAACTTCATTGAAATCTGAATCTTTTTTTTGGAGGAAGTTAAACATAGCCTGGCTAGGGCACCTAGTCTATATAAGTTCTGAGTtagcatattatttattccagtTATGGTAATATTCTTATTCCTAGACATTGTCATCATCttcctggccttatcccacttagGTGATGTCAGCGCACTTATATAAACCTTAATTTTTTGGGTCACAATTCTTTATGGCTGACCGCCTGTCTGTCGTCGACCCTACTTGggagcaataaattaaaaattagttatttattactttagacattgtaatatttattttcatctgATTCGGTGATACAGTATGTAGATTGGTTTTCCTCAATACGATTAtacttgttataaaaatatttatgtacaagtCGTCATATACGTTAGTAGTACGTTGATTTGTGTGGAGCGTGGGACAATAAAACGCAATTTTTATATCAGCACAAGGACGACGGGACGTGCCCGGAATCGTAACGAACGCTTTAAATAGGATGAGACGAGACAAAGATAAGAGTTAGTGATATAATAATTCACAGCGTTTATAATGCGGGAACAAAATGGTTGTGAACAACATGATACATATTTTGCTCAGAATTGAGGATCCCTTTTATGTTAGATGTCGTCCGCAACTTCCCCTGCgtggtatttaaaaaactgaGTAGCGTATGCGCTCTTCCAAGCTGTAAAtttctgttccaaatttcactTAGATCACAGCCGTTCTGACGTCACATCTATTATGTtattaagaagtaagatgaatgaaaaagttaatacataaagaaataatgctcgatttaaaattacattttatttacacaagtaCAAAtcttttgaatatattttgacaTATAGGTTACGTGGTAGGCTGATTTTTTGTATCCATTGCACCCGCATGAATAGCGACCATGCACAGCGCCGGTGACATTGTCTAAGGTACATAAACAATGCGAACTTGTAAGACAAGTACCGAGACATTTGAATGTTGGAACAGTCtcgtttttcaataaaaagtcCGCCCTCACGATATATCGACTATTCAATGGCTATTTTTATCTGAGCTCGCGCACTGCGACATGCTTTTCGCCTATTTGTGCTGTCAATTTGTTTCATATAAACCTGCCAACATAACATATACACTCTacgaaatatgaaatttaggaaaaaaaaataccattatGTATTAAGTTGTAATAGTATCAAGTTGATTTAGTACATGTATTGATAAAccatgaaataaatttaaatgaactttttgtcatttttacttCAACTTTTTCGTGTGTGAAGTCAGTTCAACATTTTGAACTAGCTCTCCCTTTCCTTGCATTTATCACTGCTTCTACATTTTTCAGTGACCTGAATGTTgagacatttattaaaatctatgtcaaatttcttTCCATATCTGAATTACGAAGAGACacttttgttttgaatattaGTATGCTTTGAATAGTTATTTCGAATAATTTGAATACTTGTCGGAAGCTTTCGTCTCGGTAGCGCGAATGTAATATTGAGTAATATTTCGGAATGCGAAATCGACACAATCCTATGCATTTGCGAGATCGAAATAGCTATCCGATGACTTTCTAGGAATGTTGTAGTCTTCCCTAGTTAGTCTCGGTCATTGACACGGCCGCCGGTTCCTGCCGCAACTGCTTGaaccatattttaaatacgtatTATGCAATTAATATATGACTGTAAAGATTAAGAATATGGCATTCACATGTTCTTAGCTATCTTTAgatttttagattatttcaGAAATCGACAAGAAGTTTCAAAACGTTCATTGATTAAGGATTATACACTGCAAGACATTAAGACCGCCTCTTAATTGTCTTTGTTGCCAAAAGTTATGCTTTCATTTATGTTTCATCATCAAAACACAATATAGTCCAGTGGTCGTGGCTacgaacaatttaaaaaatgtaattatattctTATGCTATGTAAGagggaataattaaaaagcattCGCTGTTAAATTACGCAGTTGCGAAACTTCCGCCTTGATGGGCCTCATCGcgttatatgtatttaattcaaacGTGTATTCCGCTTCAAAACATCCTTCGCTGATTATTTTCTCAATTTATACGTAGGTATTTGATAGGCGTACATTATCGTAGTAGTATGTGTAAACAAATGAAGTATGCAATCACGTTTTACTTACGGAAGTGGACAGAATTCACTTACGCAGTTTGAGATGTCAACACTGAAAGTTACAGttcttttgtattaattgTACTGTTATGCTAAGGGTTAAACTTTTACGGTTAAAGACTATTCCCTTTTgtcaatatttatcaaaacaaaaatagtcgaaaacataaaaatcatgACGATGTAGTATACTGGTAATATGGTACAATTCGTCGAATGAATAGTTCGTCATGTGAgttttgtcattttgtttgTCTATTCATCGCACTGGGCGTGCGTTACCAGTAACGAACGAGTGCGCAACATTAACAATGACCTCAGCAATTAAATCGTGACTCGACACATCGTGTGAACCGCATTCGTCGCGCtgccggcgcggcgcggcgttGCGATGCGGCTTATTTGTTATGACTGCTATTTTCTCCGGAAATTTCCGGCGTGTCTCTATTCAGTTTAATCTTATTGAACGcgatataataaaagttaatgaTACTGGTAAAAATATTGCGTAAGATAAGGCTAGAAAAAAAGTCGTGTTGAATTATGGGATGACGAAATGgagtgtaaaattttacaaataagctACGTTTGTTTCATAAACCCTTTATGTTTTTGTCGGTTTTAACTTCCGACTTAAGATAACATAATAACaacgttttaaatacaattgtaTGTTCCCAGCACATGACACTCGCTCCGCCCACCAGATGGCAGGCGGTGGCAGCTTGTGGCAGGCCGTGGCAATTTGTGGCAGCCCGTGGCATAGGCGGGGTGGCCATTACGCCGCGATACACAcatttttcatacaattaCTCAACTGTTACCAGGAATGCCACTTGTTGCATTCAATTGTGTTGAAACAGAGTTATGGATAATcatgatattattaaaatgaaaaacttaGTGAacttttgttctatttttctACTTGTCTTCTCGTCCtgaaataatctatatattttagtaaacatttttcagACGCATTTAGCCTTTTATATTtgcatgttatttttaacctcGAAAAGCGGATAACGGAATAAAGAATCCGTTATTATTTCcgaaaaacaattaaataatccaAAAGATACACCGGCTTTTCCCGACTTCCTTATTTGTTTTATCGTCATATTTTCGTTTATCATTTCCTTATATAAGGAATATTGGTTCAAAGACCTTGAGCCCACCTCAAACATTTCCCTCATCGAACAATGAACATCGATAGCCATTGTTGCAAATAACCGATCACAACTAAGTGTGAAacaaacaactttattttgtcTGTGAATCAGACATGTGACTTTACCGCCAGggttaatatttcattacaagcAACAACTAACTGTGACGTTGAACTGCCGAAAACAAAGCtatctctttttttctttaaaataatgagagggatgacaatatgttttcatacatGTGTTTTGGCAGTTGAATCccagaataaattaaatcagttcgacACAAAGACACagaaaatcatttaattaaatatttttctaaatactgAAAATGCAATGGAAGAATGAgacttattaagtttgtagtgtatttaattttgtatagtaATTCACTTAATAGCATCTATTAAATGCTCGACAAGTTAAATAGACGTAACAAAGATGTAATTACAGACAGTGTTTGCAAATAGCAGACCGGACGCTCACCTGCACGGCGCCTGCGATGTTCTCTATAGGCGCGTGCTGCACTGTCTTCGCCATTTTAGGATTCCGCACCCCAAATGGTAAACACCATATATAGATGCCTAAGATACAAGTGTACAACCTCTCTCTATGCCGTTATGTGCTTAGGTGGTAAttcgtccgcgaggaattaaaaaaaaaaaattaataaagcttATGTTACCTGCTCAATGAtagtgtagctttctaatgggGAAAGAATTTTCAAAATCGATCTaccagtttttaattttattcattacataaatacaaatctttataGGGtacctcccaagtagggttggcgacaggcaggcggccggccgtaaaaacttaagccaaatcTTTAAGGTTAAAACCTTGCGTGCcaaccccacgtgagtggcaaaaggccagggagatgatgaaatacaaatctttattCTATGTTTACGGtacattaatgtttgtttttacgtTTTAGCAGTACACtggttaacaaataaaataatctaagtTTACTGATGGATGCTGTTGACTGTTATGTAATTctattatatacaaatgtttttttccttATCAAAGCAATGAAACGATTTCATTTAACCGCAACGAATGTATATAATTCACAATTTACAACGCTACGACGCTGACTAATTTCTCCAAGGCCGAAGACGatccattattatttattgccgtataaaataattctattggTCTCTATCAAGAAAATGCGTCCTTAAGTGGAATGCAAGAAAgtcttatttgttttaaaacaacgaTTTGAAATCCCATTTTAACCTTTTACTACTGCACTGAGTCACTAAAGAGATTACTGCGCATCTAAAAATAGTTCATGTGTGGTAAGGATTTATTGTACACCGCAGGAAACGCAATTTTGTTGTAAAGGTAGAAATTTATTGCAGCGACCAGAAGTTAATCGTCGCGGTCAACTCTTACTATTGACCCTGCATTAAACTCTACAAAGCACTATACTAATACTCCGCTGTTGCAAGTATCAACAGTGATCAAAAAAAgtctgaaaatatttgaatccGACTAAACGAAtgcttttgtatattttaagccAGCTAATTACTCCGTTTGTAGATAGCAAATTGTGCATTTTCCGCAAGATTGCACGCGTTGCGAAAGAATTCCAAATGCATTTGAGGCAGGTTCATTGAATCGAAGTCCACTTCCCGTGCGTTCCGCTTGCTTACGCTTCCTTCTATTACGGCATCTGTCTTTATGATCTCGGCGTCGGGTGTGTGTTTACGAGTCGGGTTTATTTCGGCCGGCGCGCGACGCGACCCGCCCGCGTTCTTGCCGCGTTCCTACCGCGCTCCTGCCGCCTGTCCGTCCGCGCCGGCGCACCTTGTCGACCCGACGATAAATAAACTACACGCTATCAAACTTATAGCCCCATTTATGACGTCACAGGAACCGAGagtctttgtaatttttttcatgaaaGATAGCACAGATTAAGCTTGAAAAGACTTTTTAATCATATTCAAGCTAATGGTAACAAAGCATTAAGAAATTCAAGACGAATATCAACGTGCCAATTTGGTAAGATACAGTCGTATGCACTTTTTCATCAGTATTATTACGCTCAGGGGCATGTAGGGTCCTCTGCAGACACTTACGTCTCCCCTGTGAAAAGAGTAAAGGGTCGTCCGAGATCGTTGTCGTTGGAGCGGGACACTTGACAACAAAGCACCCTGGAGAGCTGCCCTTGTGAATTACACCTGCTGTGTGGATAGGCCTTACACAAACGCCCATATGAATAATTGTAGAGTACGGCTATTGAAAAACGTCGCATGAACAATTTTTGATGATTAAAATCCCAAAATAATGGTATGGGTGAACAGCGGTAGGTGTTAGGTTTATGGTTGCCATAGAAATATAAGACAATCAGTTAAACCTAAACTGAACAAAAAGTgacaaaaatttaagtaaccaTTTACAAGATATCAGCGAATGCGAAATCAGGAATTTCGtaactttgaatttaattaaatttgtcaagTACATAAATTTGCTGTAAAAGTGCAATGTTGCAGTTTAATTACGTAGATAAAAAGTTGCCAGATAGAGGTTGCTAACTCGATAAATGagtaaaaagtataatatgtatttaagatAGAACTTTCCATTTGAAATGTGTTGTCGCTGCGCAAAATCTCTCACTAGTTGGCTCCCAACCGTTCGCATCCctattctattatttattttcttttttttctctacCCGCTGTGCCTTTGTGAATAACAGCCGAGAAGTCTGTACATTGTTAGAATTAGACGGGGTACACGCAGAGTCGCCTGGTTGTACTTTAGATTGGCTATGTTGCATTgcattagtgatgcaacggaagtgtcttaccggaaccagaaacggaaacagatgtcaaaaataaattttagcagaaacggaaacagaaacggaagcggaaacagaagtgtaaatatttaaaaaaaaaacatatttacaaaatttttttttggtaagaacagtttgtattcgtttttaatttattagggcattggatatcggtgtcctttagccttcaatatatgtatttttactcgTACTGtactgcaataagttaaaatacgttttttttaatttattttcaggaaacaaaattacactatttacaaattaatgttcgccaaaccactcgtgttgataaacgacaaatatatttatttattaatacattcactgctgaccactcggatccgaggggcccgttcactttatagtagccagtaagccgccggcgtttgaaACTGTAATATATGGTGTCAATCAAACGGCGGTTTGCTGGGGACTGATTTATTATACGAAACCAGTAGGGTAGGTTAATATAACCTACccacatttacaataatacattACAACATCCCTCtccagataaaatataatgcaaCGCAATAACAATAGAACAAACTTAAGTAACTGgtcaacaaaagaaaaactgaattaatataaacgtAAATTGGTTGCCACAACAGTGtaaaagtaacaaagttaTTATCATACACACCGTTCTTAAAATGTTGTCCGTTCGAATTAGTGAAACAAATTATGTAGAATTTggaataattacaaaaaaaaaacttacatttaatCGTTGGCGTTAACATCTACACACCAATTttgttatagtaaaaaaaaaatcttaatgctAACAGTTAAcacatataaatgttttttttatatttatgaattataatGTAGTAggaaacgtaaataaaaaaaataaacaatacagtTCGGACAAgagaaataacattaatgtaataaaggtAATGGGAATACTTGTACACAGTACTgtgtgcattttatttaaagtcttattattttatttttcgtggCCTTAAATTATAACGCTTTTGCTCTGGTGTTGGAGTGGGAATTGAAAGCTCCGGCGAGAGATTAGTTTCGAACGAAGATGTACACGGAATTTCATGTGTTCTCGCGGCGATATTCGGATTATCGATTTCGCGCGCCCCTGGTACTCCCGTTTCAGCAATGTCGTCCACCTGTACGTGGGAACGCTCACTATCTTCATTCGTTTCATTTTGAATAGGAACATGCCAAGAGTGACGCGAATTTTTCTTAGGAACTATTTGATCAATATGGCGGGTATTTATCTTATCACCTGTATTAACCGCATAGGTAACCTTGCCCGTGCGTTCTGTCACTATGCCCTCCATCCATTTATCTCCTCTCCCGTAATTCCTAACGAGTACGGCGTCGCCGACAGCGAGGACGCGCGCGCTTCCCCCCGCGTGCTGCCGCTGCTTGCTTTGCGCGCGCGCCACGGCCTCGCCGGTGGCGGCAGCAGGCCGCAGCAGATCCAGACGCGTGCGCAGCCTCCGTCCGATCATGGCCACAGCAGGTTCGCGTTGCGTGCTGCAGTGTGTACTGTTGCGATACTGCATTAAAAATTTGCTTAACGCGCGGTCGATATTTTCGCCCTCTAATTGAGCTTTCTTGATGACCTTTTTCACGGTCTTCACTGCATTTTCTGCTGCCCCATTGCTTGACGGATGGTACGGTGCCGTCACGATATGGTCTACacaatttttcttcaaaaactCCTCAAATTCACGAGAAGTGAAAGGTGGCCCTCCATCCGTAACCATTTGTCTAGGAAGACCAAATCTAGCGAATAATTCTCTGAATTTATTTTCCACCGAAGATGCAGATGTCCCGCCACTCATATGGAATATCTCGATCCACTTAGAATGAGCGTCGATGACGAGTAAGTAATGTCGACCACCATGTTGTAGGAAGTCCGCGTGTAAACGGGTCCACGGTTCCGAGGGCCATGCATAGGGCACGGGCGTGGCGCGTGGCGGCGCGTCCCTCTGATCGCGGCACACGGCGCACGTGCGTGCGCGTTCCTCCAGCTCCGCGTCGAGTCGCGGCCACCACACGTAGCCGCGAGCTATTTGCTTCATTCTCACCATGCCCACGTGGCCTGCGTGGACCTCCTCCACTATTTGTTTGCGCAAAGTACCCGGTATGACCACCCGGTACCCCCACACAATGCATCCATGATCGACGTGTAACTCCTCTTTACGATGAAAATATGGCTTCTCGCCTTCGATTTCGGTCTGGTGTGGCCAACCGCTCACGATATATCcatatatctttcttaatATGACATCTTTCGCCGTATCCTTTGCCACGTCCCTGTGGCTAAGAGGGAAACTGTCTTCTACGAAATGTAAGTAAGTCGCGGCGTCGTCCTCCTCCCTCGACTTACTGGACGCTGGCTGAGGTAGACGGGACAAGCCATCGGCATTGCCATTTTTATCTGTCGATACAAAGACGATGTCGAAGTCGTATGCCGCCAGACGAACAGCATACCTCTGCAGTCGACTAGCCGCCGTTTGTGGTATGCCGTGTTTCGGTCCGAAGATGTATGTGAGTGCCTTGTGATCGCTCCGAAGAGTAAATTTACGTCCAAACAAATATTGATGGTGTCTGCTTACCCCGTAAACTATCGCCAATGCTTCTTTGTCGATCTGGCTGTAGCGCCGCTCCGCATCAGTGAGTGTGCGCGAAGCGCAGCTAACGATTCGCTCGCTGCCGTCGGACATGCGATGCGCCAGCACGGCGCCCAGACCGTATGCGCTGCTATCTACGGCGAGTACCAGCGGTAACGTAGGCGAGTAGTGCGCGAGCGCGGGCCCGCTAACCAGCTTCTCTTTAACCGCTTCAAATGCCCGCTCGCAATCCCTATTCCAACACCATTTGCTACCTTTCGCCAATAACTTATACAATGGATTTAACAATGTGCTCATGTTCGGAATGAAGCgcgaataataattaattaagcctAAAGCTGCTCGAAGTTGTGATACATTTTTCGGCACAGGTAAATTTACAATGGCggatactttatttttatctgtatgtACTCCATTTTTATCAATTCTATATcctaaatatgaaatttcatcCATAAAAAACtcacatttttcaaatttaatacgtAAACCCGCTTCCTCTAACCGAGACAATACctctttaacattttgtaaatgatGCTCTCTGTTGCGCCCGGTGATACATATATCGTCAATAAATGCTACAACACAATCTAATCCGCTTAGAGTTTCCtcaattaatttttggaaCATCTCCggcaaacattttaaaccaaaCGGGGCCCTTCGATACACAAAAACACCCATATGTGTTGTTATAGCCGTTAGTGGTTGCGAAGCTTCATCTAACACTACTTGCAGATACGCATTCTTTAAATCCAATTTAGTAAACTGTTCGCCACCACTTAACGCTGCAAACAACTCTTCTGTGCGCGGTAAAGGATAgtgaaaatcttttaataaaggaTTTACTGTAACTTTATAATCTCCACAAATCCTAATTGTTCCATCGCGCTTAATTATAGGTACAATGGGCGTTCCGTAGTCGGACCTATccactttataaataattcccTCCGCTTGTAAGCGTTCTAACTCGCGCTCGACGGGTGAGCGCAATGCTAACGGCAGTGGACGGGCCTTGCAAAATATCGGCGTTGTATCtttcaaatgtaatttaatttttgttttgaatgtgCCTACCCCGTTACCGAATACGTTAGGAAATTCATTtcgtaaatttataagtaGCGAATCGGCCGGCAgacctattttatttatattaatggcATCTAAATTAAGTTTTCGTAGCCACACACGGCCTAACAGCGGCGGACCGCCGCGCGCGATAACAAACAAAGGTAACTCAGTCGTCCCGCTCCCACTCGTTACTCGCACTGTGACGTAACCGAGCGGAACGATCGCCTCGCCCGTGTACGActgcaatttaatattatgttttttaataggtaaattataaaaatatttgtcataaaaatcttttgacACCGCCGAGATTCTGCTGCCCGTATCTATTTCGAAAaccatgtttatattttctacaCGCAATGTACAATGGTAAGGTCCATCCGTAACATTATTACTAACGGATATAATATGATGTAAACAATCACTCGCATCGCTCGCCGAGTCACAACtatcaatataattatgaagtTTCGATCTTCCGCCGTCAGCCctataagcattttttttacacattttggCCAAGTGACCTATACTGTAACACTTATGACATTTATACGACTTATAGCTACACTTATCTGCCGTGTGGTCGTCCTTGCCGCAGCGCCAGCAAGCGGGGCGCCGCGACGGTGTGGCCCCCGTGGCCACGCGATGCAGGCCGCCTGCCTGCTCGAGTCCCGAAGCTCCCGGCGCCGACGCCTGGCCGTCGCCGCCGGCCGCTTCCGCATGCCTCTCAGCTGCTTCCAGCGCAAGCGCCAACTCCACCGCCTTTTTGTAATCCAATGTGGGTTCCGCGAACAGACGAGACCGCATCACTTCATTTCGAAGTCCAGAGACGAATTGATCTCTAATATTTTCTTCAAGCGTAGCTCCAAAATTGCAATGCTTCGCTAAGTGCTTTAAATTTTGCAGAAACACGCTTATCGGTTCATTCTCGGTCTGTCGCCTTTGTCTAAACAGGTGCCTTTCGGCTATCTCCGATCTTTTTGGTTCGAGATGATTTCCGACAAGTTCGACCAGAGCTTGGAAAGACTTGGTCTCCGGATGCATGGGCGCACACAGGTCACACATCAGCTCGTACGTGGCCGCTCCGACATGCGTGAGTAGTGTTGCGACGTGTAGATCTTCTCTGATGTCGTTAAGTAAGATGAATTGCTTAACGAGACGAACGTACGCACTCCAGTTGTTACGATCGTTAATATCGTATTCGTGCAACTTTCCGAAAGGCATATTTAACACTATAAACCcgaaatacaaacaaaaaaaaatactcgtcGCCAGTTGTAATATATGGTGTCAATCAAACGGCGGTTTGCTGGGGACTGATTTATTATACGAAACCAGTAGGGTAGGTTAATATAACCTACccacatttacaataatacattACAGAAACAagtccatgttgctttgtgtggccactctggcaatatagtcaactaacgaaaaagagtattagtttaattcttacaatgttgtagtgattagtaccacggtcgtacggaggcaaacatacaaatatcttgtatcacatgaagctaaggctgaactttatgttatgtatgtatattatttaaacatatgtaTGTTCTGTATGTGTGTGCATATgagtgtgtgtatgtgtgggtgtgtatgaaatgttacaagatcttgaaccgagaagataaaagctg is part of the Papilio machaon chromosome 4, ilPapMach1.1, whole genome shotgun sequence genome and encodes:
- the LOC123723615 gene encoding uncharacterized protein K02A2.6-like, with the protein product MPFGKLHEYDINDRNNWSAYVRLVKQFILLNDIREDLHVATLLTHVGAATYELMCDLCAPMHPETKSFQALVELVGNHLEPKRSEIAERHLFRQRRQTENEPISVFLQNLKHLAKHCNFGATLEENIRDQFVSGLRNEVMRSRLFAEPTLDYKKAVELALALEAAERHAEAAGGDGQASAPGASGLEQAGGLHRVATGATPSRRPACWRCGKDDHTADKCTFKTKIKLHLKDTTPIFCKARPLPLALRSPVERELERLQAEGIIYKVDRSDYGTPIVPIIKRDGTIRICGDYKVTVNPLLKDFHYPLPRTEELFAALSGGEQFTKLDLKNAYLQVVLDEASQPLTAITTHMGVFVYRRAPFGLKCLPEMFQKLIEETLSGLDCVVAFIDDICITGRNREHHLQNVKEVLSRLEEAGLRIKFEKCEFFMDEISYLGYRIDKNGVHTDKNKVSAIVNLPVPKNVSQLRAALGLINYYSRFIPNMSTLLNPLYKLLAKGSKWCWNRDCERAFEAVKEKLVSGPALAHYSPTLPLVLAVDSSAYGLGAVLAHRMSDGSERIVSCASRTLTDAERRYSQIDKEALAIVYGVSRHHQYLFGRKFTLRSDHKALTYIFGPKHGIPQTAASRLQRYAVRLAAYDFDIVFVSTDKNGNADGLSRLPQPASSKSREEDDAATYLHFVEDSFPLSHRDVAKDTAKDVILRKIYGYIVSGWPHQTEIEGEKPYFHRKEELHVDHGCIVWGYRVVIPGTLRKQIVEEVHAGHVGMVRMKQIARGYVWWPRLDAELEERARTCAVCRDQRDAPPRATPVPYAWPSEPWTRLHADFLQHGGRHYLLVIDAHSKWIEIFHMSGGTSASSVENKFRELFARFGLPRQMVTDGGPPFTSREFEEFLKKNCVDHIVTAPYHPSSNGAAENAVKTVKKVIKKAQLEGENIDRALSKFLMQYRNSTHCSTQREPAVAMIGRRLRTRLDLLRPAAATGEAVARAQSKQRQHAGGSARVLAVGDAVLVRNYGRGDKWMEGIVTERTGKVTYAVNTGDKINTRHIDQIVPKKNSRHSWHVPIQNETNEDSERSHVQVDDIAETGVPGAREIDNPNIAARTHEIPCTSSFETNLSPELSIPTPTPEQKRYNLRPRKIK